Below is a window of Candidatus Thermoplasmatota archaeon DNA.
GTGAGTCTTTTCATCAGTGACCGCGATACCCACTACCTGTTTTCCTTTATCGTCCACAGATATATGGACTTTTATCCAGCCTCTGCGAACTCTCCATTTATCTCGCATCCACTCGCCTCTATTTGTCACTTTCACACCAGTAGAGTCGAGTGATATTACAACTTCTTCTCCTTCGTATCGAGTCAAAGTCTTTTTTATTGGCACATCAACCTTGTTTACCCTTCTACATATTGTAGAATAGTCCGGTACACTAAAACTCACAAGCTTAGATAGTCCTCTTAGAAATCCTTTGAGGCCCCTGTAATCTATACTCAGTAAAGTATGGAGATACGCTAAAAATATTATTAGAGAATCGGGATAATCAAAAGGTGCACCAACCTTGTTTTTGTTTAATTTTTCTAATTCTTCGTCCCAAGAATTAATGAAATCTAGAGAAATATACGCTTCTCCACGAGCTACAAGTTTTTCGTTATACGCCCGCCAATCTCTTTTGTCGACGTATTTTTTACCCTATCTTTGTCTTTTCATTATTCCCATCCCAAGGGTAAATAGATTTAGGTTATTTTATAGTTATGCAACACAGCTTAAAATCGATAAATATTTATCTGCTGAGAAGTATATAAAAATAATAAAAAGAGGAGGAATAAAATATGAGAAGTACGGGCTATTTAATTAAATGCGGTGTATGCTTTGTTGCGCTATTTTTAATTACTACAGTCTATACCGCGAAAAGTTTTGGTAAAGGTAGCGACTACGAAAAGCCTTTTGTACCGCCACCTCCTGCAGATGTGGGTACATGGCGCATTGGCGCTAACTGGACTTACTACCAGGATTTCTGGTATAACAGTACTACAAGCGACGATACAATCTATCTCAAGGAAAGGTTTACTTATACTGTAAAAGAACTTGGCTACTATACTTACGCAGGTACCACATATTACGGCTATAATCTATCGCTTAGTGGAAGTGTGCTCGGCGGTAAGGGCTCGATGAGCGGGTATAGTCTCTCAGTAAGCAGCGGCACGATATCAGGCTATTTGTTCTGTAAGGTAAGCGATTTGGGTATTTTAGCAGATTACGTGCATAAGTATATAAAAGGAACTGCTTCTGGAATTATCAGCGTAAAAGCACGACTAGATAATACTTTCTTCTATGAGCCTGTGGTGGAAGACTATGATTTTCCAATAGCTGTTGACGATTTGTTCTTTGCAAATACAACTGCTCGTGCAACTGGATATATGTGGTATGATGCAGGTGTGGTAGGCAGTGGTAACTCGTCGTTTGACGATGCAGCCCTTTTAGAGCAGCAAGTAACTGTTTCATCCTCTTTAGCGAGCATAACAGTACCTGCAGGAACTTTCACTACTTATCATCTTACCGGTCTCATTAATCAAGGCGCTGGCGGAACTCTCCAGCATTGGTATAATTCAACAGTGAAATGGTATGTGCGTGAGCGCATGGATGACCTAGCGCTTATTTCAAACGCTCTACTTGACTGGGATAGGAAGTTAGAAGCTTACTATCAGCCTCCAGACCCTAATACTATTTCAATCAGTCCTTCTACAGCTTGGATAACTGATGATATAACTGTTTCAGGTAAATTTCCAAATTTTCCAACAAGTAAAGTGATAATTAGAATACCTGAGGGCGCTTTTCCTGTTTCAGAATGGAATACAACTACAGCCAGTGACGGAAGTTACAGTAAAATAATTCAAGTACCGCTTGCCAGTGATAACACGCCAGCAGCAACTGATTTCTCATCCGTGGGCTTGTTTGCGTTTGTAGAATCAAGTCCTACAAACTACACTGTAGCTACAATCACTATATCTGCTGAAGTAGAAAAGTACACAATTATGCCAGGATGGGACACTATATCTTTCGCGCTTAAGTCGTGGTATTCTAGAGCTGGCGACTGTATAGATGGTATTCGATACACTCATTTAGGAAGATACGTTACTGCAAATCAGCAATTCGAAATTTATCAAAAAGGTGCTGAAGGGAACAATTTTAGTATTGAGCCAGGCTACGGATATACGATTAACTCAATTGTAGCAAGTGATGCTCTTTGGTTCGATGGTGTAGATGATTTCGTTAATATTCCTGACTCAACAAGCCTAGATATCGATAACGCAATTACAATAGAATGCTGGTGCTATCTGGCTGGGGACCCAAATACAACTACTAAAAATGATTATAGAATTATAGTTAGCAAAAAAGGTGTTTACGGAATGGTCTTAGAAGAGACCAGGGAGATAAGCGTCCATGTTTATAATGCGACAGGAGCAAAATATGATTTTCTTACAGGCTATTATTTACCAATAGGAGAATCGCATCATCTTGCTTATACTTACGATAGCGCAACCGGTGAGATGAAGTTTTATGCTGACGGCACTCTCTATAGCAGCACATCGTTTACAGCTGTAGCGCTGCAAACCAATAACGAGCCGCTTAGAATTTCGAGCATTCGTTCTAAGACGCCAAGAACTTTTTACGGGGCGATTGACGAACTTAGAATATTTAATAGGGTATTAAGCAGTACTGAACTAGCAGAAGATTACAATGCAGTGGTGCCCTACCCAGCTAGGAGTGGAGCTGTTGCTTGGTATCATTTTGACGAAAGTCGCGGTGTAACAGTAAACGACTGTTCTGACTGCGGAAACGCAGGAACTATTTATGGCGCAACGTGGATTGTAGGAATTGGAACGACTACGGGACGCATATTTGAGATTGTCGGCAAACCAGTATCAATATCTGTACCTATATCTTCGGGATGGAATTATATAGGCTGGGCTAACAGCACAGCTACTACAGCAAGTGGCTTACAATCAAAAGTTACCGGTTGCGAAGCGGTAGCAAAATTGGACAACGGTAGGGGTAGATATATTATCTACTCAAGCGCTTTATTTGGTGAGAATTTCGCTGTAGTAAAAGGCAAAGGATACTTTGTATATACAGCCACAGCAAGCACATGGACTGGAGGCTAATTTTATCAGCGCTTCCTTTTTCTTCTAGTAGCTATAGCCAAGCCTAAAGCTACAATTATTATTACGATTGCTCCAAAATATAAAAGCCAATTGAGAGGCGTAGGCGGAACCTCTGCAATTTTTTCAGCCATAGGAGCGAATATTGTTAAATGAGTTACGTTTGCCCAGACGATATTATTAACGGTATCTACACCTGTATTATTGCAGAGCTTCCATTTATTTTCGTGCCAGTAATACATTTTCAAAGTATCTTCGTTTAGACCTATAATATCTTCATCACTGTATTTTATAGTAATGTTTATGTACTCAAGCTCGCCTGTGATTGTAACTTCAATGCAAGTAATGTTTCGCAGATTTTCGGGTGGTGGTTGGGGTAGCGCGGCTGAGGTTATGTTTACAGTCCCATTTCCTACACCGACCACATTGACTGCTCTACCTTCAATGTGTTTCGTGACTGCCATTGTTATAGTGAAATAATATTCTGTAGATTTGTTCTCGTTGCTGCTTGCATCGTTTGCCCAGATATAATAAGAATACTCACCTGCAACTGGGTAAGTTGAGTTGTAGTAATAGTTATTTGTGTCAGGTATTTGAATCATTGAAATATTTACTGGTGTGAAGCCTGCAGGACCTGTGATGCTGATTTTAACAATATCAATCTTAACATTATCAGTTACAGTACAAGTTATGTTCACCCAGCCATTTTGAGTTTCTACACTCGGGAAAGCTTGAACATTTAAAATTTCTGGTTTTGTAGTGTCTTGAGTCGTAAACGTGTTGATATCAGATTTGTTCTGGTTGTTTGAAGTATCATTTGCCCATATGTAATAAGAATATGTTCCTAAAACAGAATAAGTTGTATTGTAGTAATAAGTTCCGTTTTTGTTTGCATCAAGTTCAATACCAGTCATTGTAAAATTGCCAACGAAATTGCCGTTCGGATCTGTGATATTAACTTTGACAGTATCTACTTTAACATTATCTTTAACACTACAAGTTATATTCACCCAGCCGCTAACCTCTTGAACCACAGGCAACGCTTGCACATTTGAGACCTCAGGCTCTATGGGGTCTACAACCAAAACATCCAAACTTGCTTCGTTATTAACTTCATTCCATTCAGGTAATAAATTATCTGGGTCTGCTACAATTTTTAGCTCATGCATACCCAACTTAGCAGTCCATTTGAACTGCGTCTGCGAGCAATTAACGATTAATATTCTTGTGCTGTTTACAGGCTCATCGTCTACTAAAATTTTTATCCCGACATATAGTGGCGGGCTTGGATACGAGTCGGCAAACCAAATATTGATTCTTGTTGCGTTGAGTGTGACATTTATTAGTACTTCTTGGCCAGCTTCTGGACTTTCATCAGATAAACTCATTTGTGTTATGAAAAGATCTGAGCCGCCGGTCGCTGTAGGTGGAAATTCTTGTACAAATCTTACTGGTGAGGAGTCAAATTTTTGGAAGCCAAGCTCATCAATATATTCTAGCTCTATATAGTAAGCATATTGAAGTGTGTTGTTAATTTCAATAGTAACGTTGTAACTGTCCGTGCCCATAGTCATTACAGCAGATTTCCATTTGTGTGGCTCTTCAAGCCCTTCATTATCGTTCCAAGCGCGATTGGTTGAGGAGGCGTACCAAGCACGAACTACCAAATTTTCAGGATGCCAGTATTTTATACTTGCAGTAAGATTGAGATAATTTGTGGTCTCGTTCTTCTGCTCTATAGATGCAGTAACATTCTCTACTTTTGGCCAGCGCGTTAAATTGAAGTTTACAAGCTGAGAACAGATTTCTAGAATATTGAGTACTAGTCTAGTGCCACCTTGATCTAGATCTTTGGGCAGTATTCTACCGTAGCGCCACTCTATAAAATCAAGATCATCTAGAAAATAAGTCTCAGCGCCTAGCGGGAAATAAGTACCGTCATGCATACCTTTAAGTCCTACATCGCCTAGAATTCCTATAAATTTTAAATGTTGGTAGAAACGGCGCTGAGAATAGATATCCCAAATTTGATATGCTAAGCCGCCCGGTGTTGTTGGATCGTCTCCCGAAGACACTATACTTTCCCATAAAGGTATTAGTACGCTCGCTACTTGCGAAGAATAGTTCTTCACGCCCCATGGGCCGGTCTCAGGATATGGCGGGATGCCCCAGTCCTTGACATAGTGAGCCCAGCCCCTTTTCATATCTTGTATCTGCATCATATCTGCTTCAATCATAGTTATTCTATCGTCCAGCATGCCGACAAGCCAGCGTGCATAACCCTGCTTAGAGCCGCCTTCCGATAGCAAGCCTTTGCTAATATCGCCGCCTAAATTTTCAAGCAGCCTTACCATTAAAGTTGTCCCCATCAGATTTTCCTTTACCAGCTGATACATAAAAGTCATTTTGAGTGCGTCCGCAGTAGCTTCGTTTCTAAGTAGAAATGCCAAAATAGAAGGATACAAAATTCCATCTTGGCCGCCTGGAAAATCAAATGGCAACCAGTTCTGCTTATAGTTACCCATTAAGAATAGTGGCGCTTCAAACTTGTTCACCAGCATGCATATAAGTCCTTCAATTTCAGGATCTACAGTATCAGGTACGCTATGTATATGAGTGAAAAGCGCGTATCCAGAGCCGTTACAATTTGGATAGCCCTCAGGTACATAAATAGCGGCGCCGTGCCACTGCTCAACGGTTATCAAATTTGATATATTTCCTGTTCGGAGTGAAGCACATGGAACCATTGTGTAAGGCCCGCTACTAAAATTACCTTCTATTTTAAGTATTGTCTTGCCTTCGAAAGGTATATTTGTCGTTGCATTACCGTCGCCGTCTATATCGACGTTTGTCCAATTAAGTTGCGTTAGAGTCATAGCCTTGATAGTAGCCAAGTCGTATGGGTAGTCGTCTCCAAGCTCTACTCTGTCAAACAAGCTGAAAATAGTGTAGCTAGCTTTTTGTCCTTTATTCAACTGCACATTTTCGTCGGCCTCGGAAAAGCTCCAAGCGCTTGCTAATATCAGTGCAATAGAAATCGCTACTAATAGTTTTCGGAAAAGATTGTGTGGCATAACTCAAGAATGTATTTAACATAATATAATTTTTGCTAACTCAGAAACAATTTCGTGTATACTTTAGCATCTCCTATCAAATTTGAGATTCTGCAGTATTCATTGGGTGCATGCGCTTTCTCATCGACTCTGCTCCAGACTATTGCATTATAGCCAGCTCTTCTAAAAACCCCAGCGCAAGTACCTCCGCCAATACCTTTGGTAATTGCATTAACATGATAAACTTCTTTTATCGCTTTTTTGAGTTGCTTAACTATTTGTAAGTTTGGGTTAGTATAAGATGCCTCAGATTTGTTTGTAATCTCAGC
It encodes the following:
- a CDS encoding LamG domain-containing protein; translated protein: MRSTGYLIKCGVCFVALFLITTVYTAKSFGKGSDYEKPFVPPPPADVGTWRIGANWTYYQDFWYNSTTSDDTIYLKERFTYTVKELGYYTYAGTTYYGYNLSLSGSVLGGKGSMSGYSLSVSSGTISGYLFCKVSDLGILADYVHKYIKGTASGIISVKARLDNTFFYEPVVEDYDFPIAVDDLFFANTTARATGYMWYDAGVVGSGNSSFDDAALLEQQVTVSSSLASITVPAGTFTTYHLTGLINQGAGGTLQHWYNSTVKWYVRERMDDLALISNALLDWDRKLEAYYQPPDPNTISISPSTAWITDDITVSGKFPNFPTSKVIIRIPEGAFPVSEWNTTTASDGSYSKIIQVPLASDNTPAATDFSSVGLFAFVESSPTNYTVATITISAEVEKYTIMPGWDTISFALKSWYSRAGDCIDGIRYTHLGRYVTANQQFEIYQKGAEGNNFSIEPGYGYTINSIVASDALWFDGVDDFVNIPDSTSLDIDNAITIECWCYLAGDPNTTTKNDYRIIVSKKGVYGMVLEETREISVHVYNATGAKYDFLTGYYLPIGESHHLAYTYDSATGEMKFYADGTLYSSTSFTAVALQTNNEPLRISSIRSKTPRTFYGAIDELRIFNRVLSSTELAEDYNAVVPYPARSGAVAWYHFDESRGVTVNDCSDCGNAGTIYGATWIVGIGTTTGRIFEIVGKPVSISVPISSGWNYIGWANSTATTASGLQSKVTGCEAVAKLDNGRGRYIIYSSALFGENFAVVKGKGYFVYTATASTWTGG